A region of Gammaproteobacteria bacterium DNA encodes the following proteins:
- a CDS encoding PepSY domain-containing protein: MKKRRRLNLMWQRFFREWHRRLAIVAGSVLLYWIVTGLLLNHAHDFSLDKRPVNQGWLLDWYDIQAPDEIVLAKAGELIWVKTDDLLWLPKQQVMECTGRMLGAGVMRDGYWSICGSVLWLFDQTGRALEEIDLATLLELPPARAGSSETGELVVETVDRKRYFTVDGWDWHEAPETLPVHWQRTYPLSHEASTLWRKRYRAHWLNWARVVQDMHSGRFFGAFGLWLVDIAFLILCFTSLSGLYLWAKMRRP, encoded by the coding sequence ATGAAGAAACGACGTCGTCTTAATTTGATGTGGCAGAGATTTTTCCGAGAGTGGCACCGTCGCCTCGCCATTGTGGCAGGGAGCGTCTTGCTGTATTGGATAGTGACCGGCCTTTTATTAAATCATGCTCACGATTTTTCATTGGACAAGCGGCCAGTGAATCAGGGTTGGCTCTTGGATTGGTATGACATTCAGGCGCCCGACGAAATCGTTTTGGCTAAAGCAGGTGAGCTAATCTGGGTTAAAACGGACGATCTCCTCTGGTTGCCCAAGCAGCAGGTGATGGAGTGCACTGGGCGCATGCTTGGTGCCGGTGTCATGCGTGACGGCTATTGGAGCATATGCGGTTCGGTTTTGTGGCTATTTGACCAGACAGGCAGGGCACTCGAGGAAATCGATTTGGCGACGTTACTTGAGCTCCCCCCGGCTCGAGCAGGGAGTAGTGAAACGGGAGAACTGGTGGTTGAAACCGTTGACCGAAAGCGCTATTTCACGGTCGATGGGTGGGACTGGCATGAAGCGCCAGAGACGTTGCCCGTGCATTGGCAGCGCACTTATCCACTATCACACGAAGCATCCACTTTGTGGCGCAAGCGCTATAGAGCCCATTGGCTAAATTGGGCGCGTGTCGTTCAAGACATGCACAGTGGTCGATTCTTCGGTGCGTTCGGTCTGTGGCTTGTGGATATCGCCTTTTTAATTTTGTGCTTTACCAGTCTCTCGGGGCTATACCTTTGGGCAAAAATGCGCCGCCCGTAA
- a CDS encoding FMN-binding protein — MPSKLVKCSRLKRTAAGCALAFLFSVVTHAVVYMTPLEYARTVFGASAPKSKVVWLEGRIAEQVKAILGHEYPQLRVRYWRQGNRSVWALKEVGKEEYITVGITVANGVITDVRVLEYRESRGDEVRHKFFTKQFYGVYLTQNNQLSKHIDGITGATLSVQALIKVSKMALLLDQVTRPKP; from the coding sequence ATGCCTTCTAAACTCGTCAAATGCTCCCGTTTGAAGCGCACAGCCGCTGGCTGTGCGCTCGCATTTTTGTTTTCTGTGGTGACGCACGCGGTGGTTTATATGACACCGTTGGAGTATGCGCGGACAGTCTTTGGGGCGTCTGCCCCAAAATCAAAGGTTGTTTGGTTAGAAGGGAGGATTGCAGAACAGGTCAAAGCGATTCTTGGCCATGAGTACCCTCAGCTCAGAGTGAGGTATTGGCGTCAAGGCAATCGCAGTGTGTGGGCATTGAAGGAAGTTGGCAAGGAAGAATACATCACCGTTGGCATCACCGTAGCTAACGGAGTCATTACCGATGTGCGAGTGCTTGAGTATAGGGAGTCACGGGGTGACGAAGTACGGCATAAATTTTTCACCAAACAATTTTACGGCGTGTATTTGACGCAAAACAACCAGCTCTCCAAACACATTGACGGCATCACGGGCGCGACATTATCCGTGCAGGCCTTGATAAAAGTCTCTAAAATGGCACTTTTGCTGGATCAGGTGACACGTCCGAAGCCTTAG
- a CDS encoding porin, with protein MKKSILAACILAGVSSVPVLAQDDADLREALAKQQKEIETLQARLNVAVDKLDEKQAGTESNTKIGGYGELHYNNTDGGDELDVHRFVLFLNHKFSDSVRFYSELEVEHSLVGEDGPGEVELEQAYIAHRLSDTSVAKYGLFLVPVGILNETHEPNTFYGVERNPVEKNIVPTTWREGGAGLVLHPKGGWQFDFAVTGGLNVPTTGGQAYLVREGRQKVAKAKADNLAFTGRVKFTGIAGLELAATMQWQDDVTQGVEGVEATLFSAHGVYKKGPFELRALYAAWSLDGAGAEALGRDEQSGWYIEPSYRLSDKLGVFARYNEWDNEAGNSADTVKEQTDVGINYWLHPNVVLKADYSSFDGALDGHALNLGVGYAF; from the coding sequence ATGAAAAAATCTATATTGGCCGCATGTATTTTAGCGGGGGTTTCCAGTGTACCTGTTCTGGCGCAAGACGACGCCGATTTGCGCGAAGCGCTGGCGAAGCAGCAAAAGGAAATTGAGACACTTCAAGCGCGTTTGAATGTAGCAGTGGACAAGCTGGACGAAAAGCAGGCAGGCACCGAGTCCAATACTAAAATTGGTGGATATGGCGAGTTACACTACAACAACACAGACGGTGGCGATGAACTTGACGTTCACCGGTTTGTGTTATTCCTCAATCATAAGTTCAGTGACAGCGTCCGGTTTTATTCCGAACTTGAGGTCGAGCATTCACTTGTGGGTGAGGATGGCCCGGGGGAAGTTGAGCTAGAACAAGCCTACATCGCGCATCGGCTTAGCGACACCTCGGTCGCCAAATATGGCCTCTTTTTGGTGCCGGTTGGTATTTTGAACGAAACCCACGAGCCCAACACTTTCTACGGTGTTGAACGCAATCCGGTGGAAAAAAACATCGTACCAACCACTTGGAGGGAAGGGGGTGCGGGCCTTGTCTTGCATCCTAAAGGAGGCTGGCAGTTTGACTTCGCGGTCACAGGTGGCTTGAATGTGCCGACGACGGGTGGTCAAGCCTACTTGGTTCGTGAAGGAAGGCAAAAGGTTGCGAAAGCGAAAGCCGACAATTTGGCTTTTACCGGCCGTGTGAAATTTACTGGCATTGCCGGATTGGAGCTGGCGGCCACAATGCAGTGGCAAGATGACGTCACGCAAGGCGTTGAAGGCGTCGAAGCCACCCTGTTTTCGGCGCACGGCGTCTATAAAAAAGGACCGTTTGAGTTGCGAGCCTTGTACGCCGCTTGGTCATTGGACGGCGCTGGCGCAGAAGCCTTAGGGCGCGATGAGCAGAGCGGTTGGTACATTGAGCCGAGCTACCGTTTGTCAGACAAACTTGGTGTCTTCGCCCGTTACAACGAGTGGGACAATGAGGCTGGGAACTCAGCGGATACGGTGAAGGAGCAAACCGATGTTGGTATTAATTACTGGTTGCACCCGAATGTTGTGCTCAAAGCGGACTACAGCAGTTTCGATGGTGCACTGGATGGTCATGCATTGAACCTCGGTGTGGGTTATGCCTTCTAA